The genomic region GAGACTACCAAACTATTTTAGTGTTTCTAAGCTCttaacatattttgtttttttggttggATGAGTATGCATACATAATGACAGTAACAATGGCTGGGAATGTCTACAGTTTTGGTGTCATTCTGCTTGAACTGCTGACAGGAAAAACTGCAGTGACTGAGGGAATGGAGTTCCTAAAGTGGGTTTTAAGTAATCCAACAGGCCAAGATTACATTCTTGATTTTAATGTCAGTAAAACATCACAAGCCATTAGAAACCACATGCTTGCGATTCTTGAGATTGCTCTTGTTTGTGTTAGTACATCCCCAGAAGCAAGACCAACAATGAAGAGCGTGCTACATATGCTGCTAAATGCTATATGAAGTCAAACTCTTCATATTTGGAATAAATCTTCAAAAGAGACTTTTCTATATTTGGGTGATGCTTTGAGTCTAGAAAATATGAAAGCATAGGGTCAGCATAATTTTTGAAAGCTTTCTAACTTAGAAAGTTTGGTTCTTTCCTCTAATAACCTCATTGGTGAAATTTCAGCTTCCCTTTTGAACTTCACAAAGCTTTCAAGATTTGCGGCAAATCAGAACAATTTCATAGGTCCTGTACcccctgggattacaaatcatgTTACGAGTTTGGATCttagttttaataaattgtCTGGACCCATTCCAGAAGACCTCTTATCCTCATCACAGTTGCTCCAAACTTGTTCAAGTTGAGGTTTGGGAGCAATCAACTGAGTAGAAACATTCCTTCAGGTGCTTTTGCAGCAGTTCCAAATTTGACATACTTGGAGCTGGATAACAATGACTTGACCGGAACCATACTGGTTGAATTGGAATCTTGCAGGAAATTGGAATCACTTGACTGGTGTATTGCCACCATTGCTAGGTAATCTTGCCAATCTTCAAGTCTTGAAGCTTCAAATGAACAAGCATAATGGTGCAATTCCTATTGAAATTGGCCAACTTCATAAGTTGTCAATACTGAATTTGAGCTGCAATTCTCTGGGTGGATCAATTCCATCTGAGATTTCAAGTTTGAGCAGTCTTTCTTTGTTGAACTTGCAAGGCAACAATCTGAATGGTTCCATACCAACATCCattgaaaacttgaaacttctaATAGAACGCCAACTCGGGGAAAACCAGCTAAGTGGTGTGATACCAAGCATGCCGTGGATTCTGCAGGTGTCACTGAATCTTAGTGGCAACCACATTAGTGGTTATATTCCCCGAATTTTTGATAATTTGGTTAGCCTGGAAGTCTTGGATCTCTCAAATAACAAATTTTCTCATTCAATCCCCAAGGAACTAACTGAAATGTCAGCTTTGACACAGTTGTTACTTGCTAACAATCCACTGCTGTCTGGTGAAATTCCAAAATTCAGTGAACATGTTGAAGTTGTATATTCTGGAACTGGTATGATAAATAATACTGCACCTGACAACCCAACAGCCAACAGGCCCAACACTGTAGCAACTAGTTTTCTTGTTGGCATTGTCATTCAGCTGGTTGTCTCAAAAAAATTGTTGTCATCCTCAATTAGTGattatacttaaaaaatgtGGCTATTTACTCATTAGTGATTATACTGTACCATATTGGTGAAATATAACtataaaataagattataaaattatctaataatataaacgtattagaaaagaaaagaaaaatgttagaacGTGTTACAAAAGGCAGTGTCATTACTCATTATCCATTTGTTCTTGACTTGACTTAGTGCAATTCGATCTCACATTGTCACACAACTCTTTGTTTGTGCAGTGAAAGACCTGCAATGTCAGTCAACACCACTcccaaacactttgttcttgTACTCTCTTTCCACCAACATTCCTTCATCTCCAAACATATCCTAAATTTATTCTGTTGCAGACACTTCCCAACATTCTCTTCTTGTTCTATCCCCATGTTGTTTCTCTTCCCCCTCAATCCAGTTCAAATAAAATACTAACTCACACACCCCAAATAGATACACATATATTCATATAATAGTGAAGCCTAATCACATTTCAAAACTCAATACCAGACACTGCTAAGAACATGGGCAGGTTTGAGTATATCCCCACTTCTTTCCTCagtattttgttcattttttgtttctgtCCCATGGTGTTGTCCCTGCTGTCTCAAAACCAAACAAAAACCATGATCAATCTCTCAAAGAACCTTCCTCCCCCTGTTCCATGGAATGCCTCATACCCACCATGTTCATGGATGGGAGTGGATTGTGACCCTACCAATTCTTCTATAGTAGGGATATCTTTAATTCGGTATTCACTGTCTGCTTCTGACTTTCTGCCACTTGTTTGCAAAATTCAAACTTTGGAGCATTTTGATGTCTCCAACAACCGTCTGAGCTCAATCCCAGATGGTTTCATCACCGAGTGTGGAAAGATTAAGGGGTTGAAAAAGCTGAATTTCAGTGGAAACATGTTAGGGGGTGATTTACCATCTTTTCATGGTTTTGATGCATTGGAATCCCTTGATATGTCCTTAAATTATTTGGAAGGGAGTATTGGTATTCAGTTAGATGGATTGGTTAGCCTCAAAAGTTTGAATCTTACTTCCAATAACTTCGGTGGGTCTATTCCTACCAAACTAGGAAATTCCACGGTTTTGGAGCATCTTGTGCTTTCTGTCAATCACTTTGGTGGAAAAATCCCTGATGAATTATTGAGTTATGAAAACTTGACCGAGGTTGATTTTAGGGCAAATCTTCTCTCAGGGTTCATTCCTAGCAATATTGGGAAGCTTTCTAACCTGGAAAGTTTGGTTCTTTCCTCTAATAACCTCACTGGTGAAATTCCAGCTTCCCTTTTGAACCTCACAAAGCTTTCAAGATTTGCGGCAAATCAGAACAATTTCATAGGTCCTGTACctcctgggattacaaatcatcTCACGAGTTTGGATCttagttttaataaattgtCTGGACCCATTCCAGAAGACCTTTTATCCCCATCACAGTTGCAGGCTGTAGATTTGTCAAATAATATGTTAAATGGGTCGGTGCCTACAAAATTTTCTCCAAACTTGTTCAGGTTAAGGTTTGGGAGCAATCATCTGAGTGGAAACATTCCTCCAGGTGCTTTTGCAGCAGTTCCAAATTTGACATACTTGGAGCTGGATAACAATGACTTGACCGGAACCATACCGGCTGAATTGGATTCTTGCAGGAAATTGGCGTTGTTGAATTTAGCACAGAATCACTTGACTGGTGTATTGCCACCACTGCTTGGCAATCTGACCAATCTTCAAGTCTTGAGGCTTCAAATGAACGAGCTTAATGGTACAATCCCTATTGAAATTGGCCAACTTCATAAGTTGTCAATACTGAATTTGAGCTGGAATTCTCTGGGTGGATCAATTCCATCTGAGATTACAAATTTGAGCAGTCTTAATTTCCTGAACATGCAAAGCAACAATCTGAGTGGTTCCATACCAACATCCattgaaaacttgaaacttctaATAGAACTCCAACTCGGGGAAAACCAGCTAAGTGGTGTGATACCAATCATGCCGCGGAGTCTGCAGGCATCACTGAATCTTAGTAGCAACCACCTTAGTGGTAATATTCCCAGCAGTTTTGATATTTTGGATGGCCTGGAAGTCTTGGATCTCTCAAATAACAAATTATCTGGTCCAATTCCCAAGGAACTAACTGGAATGTCAAGTTTGACACAATTGTTACTTTCCAACAATGCACTGCTGTCTGGTGAAATTCCAAAATTCAGTCAACATGTTGAAGTTGTATATTCTGGGACTGGTCTGATAAATAATACTTCACCTGACAACCCAATAGCGAACAGGCCCAACACTGTCTCTAGGAACGGAATATCTGTTGCTGTGGCAGTTCTCATTGCAATAGTAGCAGCTTTTGTTCTTGTTGGCCTTCCCACCCTGCTGGTTGTCTCCAGAAAAAATTGTTGGCAACCTCAATTCATTGAAAGTAATTTATTAACTCCTAATGCAATTCACAAATCAAGAATTCACTTCGGTAAAGCCATGGAAGCTGTTGCTGATACATCAAATGTTACTTTGAAAACAAGGTTTTCAACGTATTACACTGCCATCATGCCCTCTGGATCAATCTATTTTATCAAGAAACTAAACTGTTCTAACAAGATATTGCCGTTGGGAAGTCATGATAAATTTGGAAAAGCGCTAGAAGTCTATGCAAAATTGAACAATTCAAATGTCATGACTCCTTTGGCCTATGCTCTGTCCATTGATACTGCTTATATACTATATGAATATATCTCAAATGGCTCCCTCTATGATGTTCTTCATGGAAGCATGTTAGATTGGGGTAGCAGATATACTATAGCCGTTGGGGTGGCTCAAGGACTTTCTTTTCTTCATGGATTTGCCTCTAGTCCAATACTACTCCTTGACCTATCAAGTAAAAGTATTATGTTGAAGTCCCTCAAGGAGCCTCAAGTTGGGGATGTTGAACTCTACCATGTGATTAATCCCTTAAAGAGTACAGGGAATTTTTCTGAAGTTGTTGGTTCTGTTGGTTATATTCCTCCAGGTCAAAAACTCTTCAACCCTATATtcctattattttttcatagttCACATATTAACTTTATATAACCACAACCAAAGACTACATAAATTGAAGGGGTGGATCATATAGATTTTGAATTCCACTAGTGAACgaacttttatatttattttaagccTAGTTGTCTCATTTACATATTATTAATCCTATGTAATtattactgataaaaaaaatcctatagaATCATTTAATCACTGTGATAGAGGGACAGTGATTAAACTGGTCTGTGTTAGAAGGAAAGGGGTGGGCCACGGGCTGAGATGGCCTAATGGACTCaacagttagttagttagagaaGTTTTTAATTACTTAGTTATTACTTATATCTTAGCAATTAGGGAAAAAGGTGTCTTTTGGCTAAGATTGTTGATGTGATAGGAGTTTACTTCACCCAATCTACATTCATACTGAGTCTAGTTTGGAATTTTGTTCCTCAATAAAGAAAGTTACATTTTTTCGTTAATTCTGTGTTGCCAATATTGGTATTAGAGTTTTCCATCGTATCTCTTAGTTGCAAATGAGTGCACACGTTGTGACATGGATGTTGCAGTGATAACTCGAGACTAGTCAAACGGCCACTGTACAGCCAATCAAACATGAGCACTGAGACTGCAGAGTGTAGTGAGATGTGAGGATCCAATTGTAAGGTATGGTAGTTAAGTTCCACATTAGAAGTATAAGATTCTAGCTTTTGTGGTGGAGTTTATCATGTGACAGGAAGAGTACAACCTAAACCTTTGCAATTGACTTATTAGAGGAATGGGAATTGCAGGCACAATCACAAGATATTCTGGCCAATGCTTTCCCATATTGCGAGAACTCTGGGGTGAAGCTatgttgttgatcaagtggcatGAATTTCCAGACTGCAAGAACTATTGGGAGTTGATGATTTCATTGCAAGTAACTTTTGCAACTTTTCACCTTGACCGCTTGGTGGCAGGGTTAGTGCTTTGTGAGGAGCATTGATAGGGGACCAATGATTGAACAGTTTTATGTCAGAAGGAAAGGAGATGAGTTACAGGTTGACAGAACCCAAACTCACCTCCTATAAACGTTAGTTGTTaacttgttagtttttgttagtgggAGGATTCAAATCCATGATTTCTTTTCCCCTaccttctcccttcaccaccAAGCCAACCCTATTACCTCTCTAACCCTATGGTTGATTAGTTAGAGAAGTTGTCAATTAGTTAGTTAGTAATTGCATCCTAAGTTCTAACAATTAGGGGGACAAAGGTGTCTACGTTTCTACACTCACATTAAGTCTAGTCTGAAACTCTGTTCTTTCAATAAAAGCAAGTTCCATTTTCCCTGTTAATTTTGCAGAGCCAGTTTAACACACTGTATCTGTTTATTTTGGTTACAACTTCCAAAGACAATTTTGACTAAATGCATCAAAAACTTCAGCATATAACCTGAAAATTCACTTAAAACGTTTTTATTCATGCATTTACTACCAGTGATTTAGAATTGAATGAGATTGCCAACCTATTTTTGTGTTTCAAAGCTCTTAACATATTTTGTTCGATGGTTGGCAGAGTATGCATACACAATGACAGTAACAATTGCTGGGAATGTCTACAGTTTTGGTGTCATTCTGCTTGAACTGCTGACAGGAGAACCTCCGGTGACAGATGGAAAAGAATTGGTCAAGTGGGTTTTGGATCATTCAACAAACCCACAATACATTCTTGATTTTAATGTCAGTAGATCATCACAAGAAGTCAGAAGCCAGATGCTTGCAATTCTCAAGATTGCTCTTGTTTGTGTTAGTACATCCCCAAAGGCAAGACCAAATATGAACACTGTGCTTCAGATGCTTCTTAATGTTGGATGAAGTCAAATTCTTTAGTATTGGAATATATCTTGAAGAgagattttttgtaatttttggatgatgctttaagtCAAGAAAATATGAAAGGTAGACATATTACAGGACAAAGTTGgcttaattattttatggtGTGTTACCAGTGTAAGTAAAACTAGTACCGTACATATAAGATATAACTTATACATATAAAAgtatacttttgttttctacATACTTGTATATTACATTGTCCttctctcttattttaaaataagcacCCCCATCTTATCTTTGttccaattttaaatttttggttgaaatacgttaacttttgttaaaaaaagtattatcaaAATCATCTCACAAGAGATGTAAGTATTATCCTAACTTTTCCCCTTATATTAAGATATACAttgttgattgttttttattttttatattcattcttcttttttgttggttttattGAAGTTTAGGTTAGTTGAATCTTAGACAAAGCAACACCAAGGTAAGCATGAAGACTTAAACAATTGTTACATATTATCAACTAATAAAATTTCCATATGAACTATAAGGAATTGAACTGAAGTCCTTTATCAAATATTGGTTTATTCGTTagcaactaaattaatttttttgttgacataCACTCTCTCCCTCTGATCGATACAAATATATTAcactttatttaaatatttcactAAAGAGCACTCAATCCACTAAGTTTTATTGTATGTATAGTCCcactaaattttaattaatccttaaattttATGTCATTTACAAATAGAAGTCATGAAgtttaatttcatttcaaatGATCCTTATATGCTACCCTGTACCGTGTTTTTAAAAAGGCACCTTCAACTTTAATTTCATTCCAATTCATTCTTAAACTTCATCATTTatacaaataattccttataTCAAATTagagttaaattatttatattaaatgtcaataatttactatttctttttcttattattttgttacaattcattttttcatgtattaaaatattgatttttcatGTATTAAAAATCTTTAACTTTTTCCTATAAGTCTATTTTAGATATTAACTTATTTAAAGGTCTATTTCATACATATTAAGAagggtaaaaatatttttttttttacaaagccaaagatttttatttaaaacaataaaataattttaaacaataaaatgttACTAGAATTTACCTACAAATATTACACGtgacacattataaatttttttaagttctaaAAAAAAAGAGCCCTAATCTTATTACTCATTTATTCTTACAgaaattaacctaaaaaaattataattttattaaaataattataatattatatatatattaataataatacattatttgtattaataaatattattgttaacaATTCAGTCCGTCAAACTTAAGAAAATTTTCTTAAGGGTTATGACTTAACATATTTAACTAAGGTGTTTTAAATAGTTTACAGTTGACAACTTTACTAAATGAATGAAACCAAATCCAACAATATAACATTTATTCTATCTACAATATTGTAACAATATGTGTGCGCGCCCGTGTGTTTtagaacttttaaatttttggataAGGTTTTGTTTAAGTATATCTTTCTTATCAATATATGTTTTAACGTATGGATGGATGAACAATATATTCATAATACATGACTATATTATATTCTCAAATCTTATACGACATTATgtgttttaacaaatttttctaaaacaaaaatcaaatataaaataagatatttttt from Glycine soja cultivar W05 chromosome 16, ASM419377v2, whole genome shotgun sequence harbors:
- the LOC114390934 gene encoding leucine-rich repeat receptor-like tyrosine-protein kinase PXC3 — protein: MINNTAPDNPTANRPNTVATSFLVGIVIQLVVSRKNCWQPQFIESNLLTPNAIHKSRIHFGKAMEAVADTSNVTLKTRFSTYYTAIMPSGSIYFIKKLNCSNKILPLGSHDKFGKALEVYAKLNNSNVMTPLAYALSIDTAYILYEYISNGSLYDVLHGSMLDWGSRYTIAVGVAQGLSFLHGFASSPILLLDLSSKSIMLKSLKEPQVGDVELYHVINPLKSTGNFSEVVGSVGYIPPEYAYTMTVTIAGNVYSFGVILLELLTGEPPVTDGKELVKWVLDHSTNPQYILDFNVSRSSQEVRSQMLAILKIALVCVSTSPKARPNMNTVLQMLLNVG